From the Methanomassiliicoccus luminyensis B10 genome, one window contains:
- the rtcA gene encoding RNA 3'-terminal phosphate cyclase — MLEIDGSYGEGGGQILRSAVALSALTGQELRISNIRAKRDRPGLAAQHLAAVRGVASLCDAELSRAEVGSTEITFSPGKVKGGEHRIDVGTAGSVTLVLQACLLASVNAEKATELEVIGGTNVRMSPPADYYSNVLLPLLSRMGMDIKLEIVQRGFYPRGGGRVRAAMAPSAPGPLVLEERGDLVEMGGTSFTQDLPDHVAERMSHAVRKRLLGEELRIRTERASGASPGAGIALYAKFRNTVLGADALGERGVPSEKVGESAARRLWEELDGPGTLDVHAADQLVAYMALAGGPSSFVVREVTEHLRTQMWLVQQFLDVKFEVSKAGRGHRVEVVPTRTSPGR; from the coding sequence TCCTCCGCAGCGCGGTGGCGCTGTCCGCGCTGACGGGCCAGGAGCTGAGGATATCCAATATAAGGGCCAAGCGCGACAGGCCGGGCCTGGCGGCGCAGCATCTTGCCGCGGTGCGCGGTGTCGCTTCTCTTTGCGACGCCGAGCTCTCCCGCGCCGAGGTCGGTTCTACAGAGATCACGTTCAGCCCCGGAAAGGTGAAAGGGGGCGAGCACCGCATCGACGTCGGCACGGCCGGCAGCGTGACATTAGTGCTGCAGGCCTGCCTGCTGGCCTCCGTGAACGCGGAGAAGGCCACCGAGCTCGAGGTGATCGGCGGCACCAATGTGAGGATGTCCCCGCCGGCGGACTATTACTCCAATGTACTGCTGCCGCTGCTGTCCAGGATGGGGATGGACATCAAGCTCGAGATCGTGCAGAGAGGATTCTACCCCCGCGGCGGGGGCAGGGTGAGAGCGGCGATGGCGCCGTCGGCGCCGGGGCCGCTGGTCCTGGAGGAGCGCGGCGATCTCGTGGAGATGGGCGGGACCAGCTTCACCCAGGACCTCCCCGACCATGTGGCGGAACGGATGTCCCACGCCGTCCGCAAGAGGCTCCTGGGAGAAGAGCTGAGGATCCGCACCGAGCGCGCCTCCGGCGCCTCTCCCGGCGCCGGGATCGCGCTGTACGCAAAGTTCCGGAACACCGTGCTGGGCGCTGATGCCCTGGGGGAGAGGGGCGTGCCGTCGGAGAAGGTGGGAGAGAGCGCGGCCCGGCGCCTCTGGGAGGAGCTGGACGGCCCCGGCACCCTGGACGTCCACGCCGCCGACCAGCTGGTGGCGTACATGGCCCTGGCCGGCGGCCCCTCCTCGTTCGTGGTCCGCGAGGTCACCGAGCACCTGCGCACCCAGATGTGGTTGGTGCAGCAGTTCCTGGATGTAAAGTTCGAGGTAAGTAAGGCCGGCCGAGGGCACCGGGTGGAGGTCGTGCCTACCCGTACATCCCCGGGACGGTGA
- a CDS encoding proteasome assembly chaperone family protein, which yields MNSIRVVEIEEMNLRGAYVIDGFPSIGLVGSIVANYLVTALNLRQIAVVDSVHFPTVSMIKNGIPSSPVRIHAGEVNQEGDRMVVFVSEFQPPPHILKELGVTVMNWVEDHRCRLLISPEGIGTKQAGPSPDVPEAEPEEREEEKEAASNSVLGVASTPEAREMLKKNDIAIFEGGVIVGLSGILLNEGVNRHFDVITLLSEASPDFPDARAAAAVTAAINKLILDGSLDIKPLLQEAELIEKGLKEMYDKAGKQDELRKVTVPGMYG from the coding sequence ATGAACAGCATCAGGGTCGTGGAGATCGAGGAGATGAACTTGCGGGGCGCGTACGTCATCGACGGCTTTCCCTCTATCGGCCTGGTCGGCTCCATCGTCGCCAATTACCTCGTCACCGCGCTGAACCTCCGGCAGATCGCGGTGGTGGACTCCGTGCACTTCCCCACCGTGTCCATGATCAAGAACGGCATCCCCAGCAGCCCCGTCCGCATCCACGCCGGGGAGGTCAATCAGGAAGGGGACAGGATGGTGGTGTTCGTGTCGGAGTTCCAGCCCCCTCCGCACATACTCAAGGAGCTGGGCGTCACCGTAATGAACTGGGTGGAGGACCACCGCTGTCGCCTGCTCATATCTCCCGAGGGCATCGGCACCAAGCAGGCCGGGCCTTCTCCGGATGTCCCGGAGGCCGAGCCGGAGGAAAGGGAGGAAGAGAAGGAGGCGGCGTCCAACAGCGTGCTGGGGGTGGCGTCGACCCCTGAAGCGCGGGAGATGCTGAAGAAGAACGACATCGCCATCTTCGAGGGCGGCGTCATCGTCGGCCTGTCGGGGATACTGCTCAACGAAGGGGTCAACCGCCACTTCGACGTCATCACCTTGCTTTCGGAGGCCAGTCCGGACTTCCCTGACGCCCGGGCCGCCGCGGCGGTCACCGCCGCGATCAACAAGCTCATTTTGGACGGCAGCCTGGACATCAAGCCCCTGCTGCAGGAGGCCGAGCTGATCGAGAAGGGCCTCAAGGAGATGTACGACAAGGCCGGGAAGCAGGACGAGCTGAGGAAGGTCACCGTCCCGGGGATGTACGGGTAG
- a CDS encoding 2,5-diamino-6-(ribosylamino)-4(3H)-pyrimidinone 5'-phosphate reductase, which translates to MRPHVTVNCAMTADGKIASKARKQLRISSPEDLERVKAMRASSDAILVGVGTVLADDPHLTVKGLPPEKNPLRVVLDSNGRTPQGARVLDARARTVIATSEECPATWPGAEVIRVGKGKVDLAALLDRLYAMGVRTLMVEGGGETIFSFFERGLVDRYSVFVGPLVVGGRGSPTPADGEGFAEDRIRRLRLVDHAVLGGGVLLTYEVIDG; encoded by the coding sequence ATGCGGCCGCATGTCACCGTGAACTGCGCCATGACCGCGGACGGGAAGATCGCTTCGAAGGCGAGGAAGCAGCTCCGCATCTCCTCCCCCGAGGACCTCGAGAGGGTCAAGGCCATGAGGGCGTCCTCCGACGCCATCCTGGTCGGCGTCGGCACTGTCCTGGCGGACGATCCGCACCTCACAGTGAAGGGGCTGCCCCCGGAGAAGAACCCCCTGAGGGTGGTCCTGGACTCGAACGGGCGCACACCGCAGGGCGCGAGGGTGCTGGATGCCAGGGCGAGGACGGTCATCGCCACCTCTGAGGAGTGCCCCGCGACGTGGCCGGGGGCCGAGGTGATCAGGGTCGGCAAGGGGAAAGTGGACCTCGCGGCCCTGCTGGACCGCCTCTACGCCATGGGCGTCCGCACCCTGATGGTGGAGGGGGGAGGGGAGACCATCTTCTCCTTCTTCGAGCGGGGCCTGGTGGACCGCTACAGCGTGTTCGTCGGCCCGCTGGTGGTGGGCGGACGGGGCTCCCCCACCCCCGCGGACGGGGAGGGGTTCGCCGAGGACCGCATCAGGCGGCTCCGCCTGGTGGACCACGCCGTTCTGGGCGGGGGGGTCCTGCTGACCTACGAGGTCATCGATGGCTGA
- a CDS encoding Mut7-C RNAse domain-containing protein, translated as MAERPRFLADEMLGSLARWLRIMGYDTGYAKGRDDTAILREARAERRVLLTRDRQLAERAGDGGLLIESDELEEQLAQVTGRYGLKFDEPMTRCALCNGELVLVPRSEVAGKVPPRVLEANEEFLVCRSCGQVYWKGSHWDRIVKQLDRALRGGSGPR; from the coding sequence ATGGCTGAGCGCCCCCGCTTCCTGGCGGACGAGATGCTCGGCTCGCTGGCGCGGTGGCTGCGCATCATGGGCTATGACACCGGGTACGCCAAGGGCCGCGACGATACCGCAATACTGAGGGAGGCGAGGGCGGAGCGTCGGGTGCTATTGACCAGGGACCGCCAGCTGGCCGAGAGGGCCGGGGACGGCGGCCTGCTGATCGAGAGCGACGAGCTGGAGGAGCAGCTGGCCCAGGTGACCGGACGCTACGGGCTGAAGTTCGACGAGCCCATGACCAGGTGCGCGCTGTGCAACGGCGAGCTTGTTCTTGTCCCGCGATCGGAGGTCGCGGGTAAGGTCCCGCCCCGGGTGCTGGAGGCTAACGAGGAGTTCTTGGTGTGCCGGAGCTGCGGCCAGGTGTACTGGAAAGGGAGCCACTGGGACCGCATCGTGAAGCAGCTGGACCGAGCGCTCAGAGGCGGCAGCGGTCCTCGGTGA
- a CDS encoding TIGR00304 family membrane protein produces the protein MRALTGAGLAMIALGVAAIVVGVIQGEVSFALLVIIPVIYGSGLWALAGGVLIFLGFAVTFFSMMGTPVWRHYGDDFSRESYPGQDDYSRYPGEPWQRTGTEGTGDQRRKSEFGGVIFLGPIPILFGSGRSLRGSKLLTAMMIISAILAVLFILGLLLR, from the coding sequence ATGCGCGCCTTGACCGGGGCGGGACTGGCCATGATAGCCCTGGGCGTCGCGGCCATAGTGGTCGGGGTCATCCAGGGAGAAGTGAGCTTCGCCCTGCTGGTCATAATTCCGGTGATCTACGGCTCCGGCCTGTGGGCGCTGGCGGGCGGCGTCCTGATCTTCCTCGGCTTCGCCGTCACGTTCTTCTCCATGATGGGGACCCCGGTGTGGCGGCACTACGGGGATGACTTCTCCAGGGAGAGCTACCCGGGGCAGGACGACTATTCGAGGTACCCGGGCGAGCCGTGGCAGCGGACCGGGACCGAGGGCACCGGGGATCAGCGCAGGAAGAGCGAGTTCGGCGGAGTGATCTTTCTCGGCCCCATACCCATACTGTTCGGTTCGGGAAGATCGCTCAGGGGCTCCAAGCTCCTGACGGCGATGATGATCATCTCCGCCATCCTGGCGGTCCTGTTCATCCTCGGTCTTCTTTTGCGATGA